In one window of Cheilinus undulatus linkage group 23, ASM1832078v1, whole genome shotgun sequence DNA:
- the LOC121505244 gene encoding fibroblast growth factor 6-like isoform X1 has translation MAVAQRCLYSMSSGARTHWTLPAVLVLWTSLWGIASSYPIPSRTNATLLEKKWETLFSRSYLGIAGGKSELNWESDYLQGIKRVRRLYCNVGIGFHLQVLPDGRISGAHNENQYSLIEISTVDRGVISLFGVRSQLFVAMNSRGRLYGTRFFVDECKFKETLLPNNYNAYESFVYKGFYIALSKHGRVKRGNKATTAMTVTHFLPRL, from the exons ATGGCCGTTGCGCAAAGGTGCCTCTACAGTATGTCCAGCGGGGCCAGGACGCACTGGACGCTGCCAGCAGTTCTTGTACTGTGGACTTCTCTCTGGGGGATCGCTTCTTCTTATCCGATTCCAAGCAGGACTAATGCGACTTTATTGGAAAAGAAGTGGGAGACGCTTTTCTCGCGCTCCTATCTGGGTATAGCCGGGGGGAAATCGGAGCTGAACTGGGAGAGTGACTATTTGCAGGGCATCAAACGAGTGCGGCGACTCTACTGCAACGTGGGCATTGGGTTTCACCTGCAGGTGCTCCCGGACGGCAGGATAAGCGGAGCACACAATGAGAACCAATACA GTCTCATAGAGATCTCCACCGTGGACCGAGGAGTCATCAGCCTGTTCGGAGTGAGGAGTCAGCTGTTTGTCGCAATGAACAGCAGGGGAAGGTTATACGGAACG aGATTCTTCGTGGACGAGTGCAAGTTCAAGGAGACTTTGCTGCCCAACAACTACAACGCCTACGAGTCTTTTGTTTACAAGGGCTTTTATATCGCCCTCAGCAAGCATGGTCGCGTAAAGAGAGGCAACAAGGCCACCACCGCCATGACTGTCACACATTTCCTCCCGCGGCTATga
- the LOC121505244 gene encoding fibroblast growth factor 6-like isoform X2, translating to MDPVENTGLIEISTVDRGVISLFGVRSQLFVAMNSRGRLYGTRFFVDECKFKETLLPNNYNAYESFVYKGFYIALSKHGRVKRGNKATTAMTVTHFLPRL from the exons GTCTCATAGAGATCTCCACCGTGGACCGAGGAGTCATCAGCCTGTTCGGAGTGAGGAGTCAGCTGTTTGTCGCAATGAACAGCAGGGGAAGGTTATACGGAACG aGATTCTTCGTGGACGAGTGCAAGTTCAAGGAGACTTTGCTGCCCAACAACTACAACGCCTACGAGTCTTTTGTTTACAAGGGCTTTTATATCGCCCTCAGCAAGCATGGTCGCGTAAAGAGAGGCAACAAGGCCACCACCGCCATGACTGTCACACATTTCCTCCCGCGGCTATga
- the fgf23 gene encoding fibroblast growth factor 23 → MDVNRRLGMRDTVLALFLAVLQGFPLGETAPNPSPLVGSNWGNPRRYIHLQTSTDLNNFYLEIRLDGTVRKTTVRSSYSVILLKSEARERVAIFGVKSNRYLCMDVEGNPFSSPVCNREDCLFNHRLLENNRDVYYSTRTGILFNLEGSRQVFAVGQNLPQTSIFLPRKNTVPLERLLVREKRNQEVDPSDPLNVLLSRTEEGSDSRAVPENDDADLELEVEVELEAGDDGRNVSRETQLAPAAHDPWNVLSFNQGSPRSSGTMG, encoded by the exons ATGGACGTCAACAGGAGACTGGGGATGAGGGACACCGTGCTGGCGCTTTTCCTCGCCGTTCTTCAGGGATTTCCTCTTGGGGAAACAGCTCCGAATCCATCCCCGCTGGTTGGGTCTAACTGGGGGAACCCGAGGAGATACATCCACCTGCAGACCTCCACAGATCTCAATAACTTCTACTTGGAGATCAGGCTGGATGGCACCGTGCGTAAAACCACCGTCAGGAGTTCATACA GTGTGATTTTACTGAAATCTGAAGCGAGAGAGCGCGTCGCCATCTTCGGAGTCAAAAGTAACCGTTACCTGTGTATGGATGTGGAGGGCAACCCATTCAGCTCT CCCGTCTGCAACAGGGAGGACTGCCTCTTCAACCACAGACTTCTGGAGAACAACCGGGACGTGTACTACTCCACTCGCACCGGCATCCTCTTCAACCTGGAGGGCTCCCGGCAGGTGTTCGCTGTGGGCCAGAACCTTCCCCAGACCTCCATCTTCCTGCCCAGGAAGAACACGGTCCCGCTGGAGCGCCTCCTGGTCAGGGAGAAGAGGAACCAGGAGGTGGATCCCTCCGACCCGCTCAACGTCCTGTTGAGCAGGACCGAGGAGGGCTCGGACTCCCGGGCAGTGCCGGAGAACGACGACGCGGACCTGGagctggaggtggaggtggagttGGAGGCCGGGGACGATGGGCGCAACGTGTCCCGGGAGACGCAGCTGGCTCCGGCCGCCCACGACCCCTGGAACGTGCTGTCATTCAACCAGGGCAGCCCACGGAGCTCCGGAACCATGGGGTGA